The nucleotide sequence actttcttccaaataaacgCATCGCAATTTGTTTGAATTAAACACAACTTAATGAGACAATGGTAAACCGTATGTTGGTTCCATGCTGTTTAAATAATGCCATTTCAAATACTTTGTATTCATAATGGGTTTTCCATGACTATGGTTTTGTTCTTAGTTCCCTATACTTTTTTGATATAGTTATTTTGATCTGTGGTATCGCATTCGAAGggataattataaaatcatgttATCTGAAACTGGAACAAAGGAGGACGATTGAGATTTTCCGATGAATCTTAAACCGTTGTGTATTGTTCTAAAATGTCAAGGTTAATAACGTCTACTTGTCAACGTAATAATTGGTTGGTGCGACATGTTTCACGCGGTCTACGCatgcgattgtgacgtcacagaacgTCCGACACCTTGTTTGGTTGTGATTGGTGGATATTTTCGCTGAACTTGTTAGCGAGAGTGAATACTGTTTCGCAACAATTAACGACGTTTGCACCATCGCGGTCGCCGCGGGCTCCTAATAATGTCAGATTGATTGTTGCGAAACAAAGACGTCTAAAAGACCCGGGCGGGTTTCTCAATAAGATTTCTGTGTTTTCAGTTTAATTAGTTGCAACGTTGTTATGCGAAGGTGACCCTCTGCATGTGTTGTCGTTTGGGTGTTTCCAAGTCGCATGTGCctaaacatatatagtttaataggggaagaagggacacctttagtacataatacccaaatatcctgatcgtgttttaaacaattaacaagggtctttgagagtcgtgaggatacggttttataattctttaaaagttcttcGTTTACTTCAATCAGCTTTGTTAAACatggatgacgtcacaaaaaatcTAGCACATTGAAACAATCAGCTTTGTTAAACatggatgacgtcacaaaaaatcTAGCACATTGACACCTCGGGTAGAACGCTCAACCTTACGGGTTCGAGACTCGATGCCGCCACTGTTCGGGTCAAATGCGTCCCATACTCTTTTCTATACGGTTTAGGTCCCATACAGATTTGGGTTCCTACTGTTGTACGATGTTGATCCGTTACCCAAACTTCCAGAGGGAAACCACCAGATGTTGAAGCCGTGCTTTCCCTAAAATAGGCGACAATGTCACGCAAAATCGTGAAGCCTTCCgtattaaaaacaatctttaATGCTAATGGATGAAAGCTCTTCCCTTGACAGCTCGGTCAAGGTATGGCGCTCACATACACTGGGTATGAGCCAACAAAGCGAACGGATATCATCTTCTTCGTCACAACCGGAGAAGATGGGAGTGTCAATATTCTAAGTTTATGCAGATGACTGGCAAACATGCTATATCCTGTTTTCGCACCAAAGATGCAACGCAACGTCTTCCTTGACGGCTTCAGGAGTCGTTTGGAAAAACATTGGCTTTTGCTTCTCCCAAACTCCATCGTCTGCCTGCATCCGTCATGCTGTGTCCATTCTTCTTGGTACTTAGCTAGGACCCAAAGAGCCAGATCCGATTTACATCAGCTAGTGGGGATAGGCAAGCCTGGCTCTGGGTGTTACTGGAACTAGAATGTGTTACTGGAACCATCACGAGCTAACTTGTCAGCAAACTCGTTCCCCACATGGTCAGAATAACCAGCTATCCAGTGTAGTCGTACGTGCTGATTCCAGTTGCCATTTGTTGTAAGGCGTACCATGTATCACGTACAAAaagcacccacaaagttacatacgtggtaagcCTGATTGTCGCTGTAAATGTCGACAGATTTATTATCAGTACTATCATACAGCCAATCCTTGGCAACCATGTTAATTGCCAAGATCTGGTTTGGAAGACTGATAATAATAACGAGGCTCACTGAAATTTGTCCCGGTGCCCTTCCTTATCAAATGGTGTACAAGAcgcacttaacggcaatttctcaaacccagtggtcattaaagGATTTTCCGAATTGTCAGCATAAATGttatcacttacaaagtttcaTAAATGGTAACCCGTAaacgagcacgaggtgtatgaaacagaacacccgtgttttaacgactgtcgtttcccgccatgcgaggataaataagttacatacgtccattaatttatttttattacaacgatgtatttttattttaaatcggTTGAATcaaaagttgttgttttttctcaATTTCCATAGAACGAAGATTCAATCGGAGTtcactttgttttaaagttttcaaatctttatttattttttcggcTCTTTTTATTTCCAATTCATCTAGTCGTCGCAACGCAACAATCtcatttttcaatttctttaACTCTTTTTTCATTCGAGAAAATTTTGACgaaatactttgtttttttctttctacAGAAGTCACGTGATCGGCTTGTCGAATATATTCGAGCGTCTCCAATGTATTTTCGCTGCTGAATTGTGACGTCTGATTTATCAGTTGTGACGTATTATGCTgacatcgtgacgtcactatggGGTTACAATTTTGCGGTGCTTTATAAACAACTCGCTGTAGCGAAACACAGGGAAGGAGCTCGGTTTTGtaatattgtgacgtcaacaataaccttgaacgGGTTATCTTGCGCCCCCTGGTGTGAAGATGACGTCGATGGGTTCCGGATGTTTCGGGACGGGAAGTGACGTCAGCAgaacattcttttttttgctgCGTCATATCCTTACTATAAACGAAACAAAAGTTTGACccatttaatattacaacttttgtttaacttttcgGTTAAAAAAGTATCCCCAAAATACAATAGCATAGGAAACAGGCAACAAAATGGCAATTCTTAAAACGTTTATGGATTAAATATAAGATAATGTAccatttgaaaatatatatttttttgtaaaaaatgtgactTAATATAACTGCAGAGAAACTGTTAAgcttttttaggtatttagtATAAGTTATAGTACGACGGTACAATGGTTAGAACGCAAGTCTGTAGTTCGGAGGTGACTGGGTTCGATGCTTAACCCTGCTACAACGGTACAACCTGTCAacgacaaaaaaacaatcacccataaagttacatacgtggtaactcgtaagcgggcacgaggtgtatgaaacggaacacccatgttataacgactgtccctTTCccccatgtgaggataaataaattacatccATTCAACCCATGGCCTTGTTATTCATGCGATTACCACTAACGCACTTGTAGTTTGGGTTTGTTTCAATGTTTGACTTCATTCTTGTTCTTGGTTGTGAATTCTTCGTGAATAATTTCCATCTCTGTTGTTTATCCTCGTGGTGCAAATATCTATCAATTATATTGGCGTATTTTCCAACCGCCGGTGGGCGCTGACGAGCAGTCTGTTTCGGCGACATTGAATCTGTATAAACCCAAATccaatttttggaaaaaataatactttatttatttcttacgtgttataatgactaaaCAATGAGAATTAAATGGTaacaactatttaaaaaatctataagATTCGCATGTAAGGGAAATAACCGAAGAGAAAACATATTTCTTTCCAAAAATATCACGTGACCTTATGTTGTactgtatgacgtcacaaaggtaAAGATCCTTTATGCGTAGGCGCGTTTGCACAGAATATGATTAATTCGTTGGTTTTAGTTGCAGTAAGATACgattactttgtatgttttagttgcAGTAAGATACgattactttgtatgttttagttgcAGTAAGATACgattactttgtatgttttagttgcAGTAAGATACgattactttgtatgttttagttgcAGTAAGATACgattactttgtatgttttagttgcAGTAAGATACgattactttgtatgttttagttgcAGTAAGGTACgattactttgtatgttttagttgcAGTATGATACGATTACGAATGTGCCAAGCTCAAAAACTCGAGTCCAAACTTCCGCATTTTTGACGCTCGGCTGAAAGTTTGGCCGAGTgccgagccttatgctattgctataatgttgcacgcaagagtgaaaaatataaaaaaatgctaaaagtaaaacaactaaaatataacGGAATAGTCAGCGTgtctttctctttaattatttttcgatAGCTATGAATTTGCTCTCTGAAAATTATCGAATCGCAATGTCAGCGAATTACCGATTACCAGTGTTTCCgtatctattttttaaataaaagtaatacattatttttttaaataactggtGTAACAAATAGGTtgcgaatatttttttttaaggagttctacattttgcaacactgGGATTCCGCTGCGGTTTACGTGAGAGGCCAGTGCGGGATTCTGTTAACATGTCATAATTAGAGGTCGACCGATATATCGGTTAAACGATATTATCGGCCGATATTTAAGTTCTACCGATAATCGGGTCGGTAAAAAAGAGCCGATATTTCACCGATATATAAATAGTTCGNNNNNNNNNNNNNNNNNNNNNNNNNNNNNNNNNNNNNNNNNNNNNNNNNNtttttttgtaaaaaaatgtgactTAATATAACTGCAGAGAAACTGTTAAGCCTTTTTAGGTATTTAGTATAAGTTAAAAGTACGACGGTACAATGGTTAGAACGCAAGTCTGTAGTTCGGAGGAGACTGGGTTCGATGCTTAACCCTGCTACAAAGGTACAACCTGTCAacgacaaaaaaacaattacccataaaattacatacttggtaactcgtaagcgggcacaaggtgtatggaacagaacatccgtgttataacgactgttgttgcccccacatgcgaggataaataaattacatacgcgATAACCTGTaaacgggcatgaggtgtatgaaacggaacacccgtgttataacgactgtcgttgccccgccatgtggggataaataagttacatccattcaacCCATGGCCTTGTTATTCATGCGATTACCACTAACGCACTTGTAGTTTGGGTTTGTTTCAATGTTTGACTTCATTCTTGTTCTTGGTTGAGAATTCTTCGTGAATAATTTCCATCTCTGTTGTTTATCCTCGTGGTGCAAATATCTATCAATTATATTGGCGTATTTTCCAACCGCCGGTGGGCGCTGACGAGCAGTCTGTTTCGGCGACATTGAATCTGTATAAACCCAAATccaatttttggaaaaaataatactttatttatttcttacgtgttataatgactaaaCAATGAGAATTAAATGGTaacaactatttaaaaaatctataagATTCGCATGTAAGGGAAATAACCGAAGAGAAAACATATTTCTTTCCAAAAATATCACGTGACCTTATGTTGTactgtatgacgtcacaaaggtaCGATTACCTTTATGTTTTAGTTGCGTTAAGAATATGATTAATTCGTATGTTTTAGTTGCAGTAAGATACgattactttgtatgttttagttgcAGTAAGATACgattactttgtatgttttagttgcAGTAAGATACgattactttgtatgttttagttgcAGTAAGATACgattactttgtatgttttagttgcAGTAAGATACgattactttgtatgttttagttgcAGTAAGATACgattactttgtatgttttagttgcAGTAAGATACgattactttgtatgttttagttgcAGTAAGATACgattactttgtatgttttagttgcAGTAAGATACgattactttgtatgttttagttgcAGTAAGATACgattactttgtatgttttagttgcAGTAAGATACgattactttgtatgttttagttgcAGTAAGGTACgattactttgtatgttttagttgcAGTATGATACGATTACGAATGTGCCAAGCTCAAAAACTCGAGTCCAAACTTCCGCATTTTTGACGCTCGGCTGAAAGTTTGGCCGAGTgccgagccttatgctattgctataatgttgcacgcaagagtgaaaaatataaaaaaatgctaaaagtaaaacaactaaaatataacGGAATAGTCAGCGTgtctttctctttaattatttttcgatAGCTATGAATTTGCTCTCTGAAAATTATCGAATCGCAATGTCAGCGAATTACCGATTACCAGTGTTTCCgtatctattttttaaataaaagtaatacattatttttttaaataactggtGTAACAAATAGGTtgcgaatatttttttttaaggagttctacattttgcaacactgGGATTCCGCTGCGGTTTACGTGAGAGGCCAGTGCGGGATTCTGTTAACATGTCATAATTAGAGGTCGACCGATATATCGGTTAAACGATATTATCGGCCGATATTTAAGTTCTACCGATAATCGGGTCGGTAAAAAAGAGCCGATATTTCACCGATATATAAATAGTTCGTGCGAAGCGACGTGCGTCCtctttgacctttacgtgcgttgTAGTTTGACCTTcatgtgcgtcgtagtttaacgtccacgtgcgtcgtagtttgacctttacgtacGTCGTTAGTTTGACCTTTTAGTATGTGgttagtttgacctttacatgcgtcgtagtttgacttttacgtgcgtcatagtttaacgtccacgtgcgtcatagtttaacgtccacgtgcgtcatagtttaacgtccacgtgcgtcatagtttaacgtccacgtgcgttgTATTTCAACGTCTACGTGCGTTGTAGTTCAACGTCTACGTGCGTTGTAGTTTAGCGTCCACGTGCAGCATAGTTTTGTACAAAAGCAAAGTACTTGGAGTTACCTATTAAGAACATGCAGACTAAGTGATGACCAACCATTTTTTATCTATAATAATTTGTAGTATCTTGAATACAGGTATTAATTTTTGATTATTACTGATCATTTCATAGTTTCGCTATAGTGTtaaatatcggtatcggtaaaaGCTAgaaaatatcggtatcggtggAAAAAATTGATATCGGTCGGTCTCTAGTCATAATGGTCAAACACTTAAATGACGTCCCAAACTGGAATCAGTTGTTACGCTAAAATGATTATGAAACCTTTTCCCTTAATGCCTACGTCATATCTGCCTTGCTATATAAGTGATAATTCAAGTGGTTTAAATCAGAGCTACCCGCAAAACCTCTATAGTACGATAGATATCTTTGGTAAGCACTTTTTAGTGCTAACTATATTGAGTTTGTTTTATCACTATATCAGCCCTGGAAACTCTTGTCGTCAATTGCCGACGGTTTTGCCGACGCATTTGGAAAAACCGTCGGCAATAAACTGATgatgtagaaaaaaatatatatatattttttttaaaaatattttcatattgcAGACGCGAAATTGCAAAAATTACAGGTGATAAAAGCTAAAAGTGAggtaatataatacatatagcAGTCGTATATAGCAAATGAAGTCAGGCGCACCAATTTCCTAACGCACCTGCGCgttgactatgacgtcattaacgtCCTTGTATAGTGCGGCgcatacgtttttttttcggcGGGAATTGGTAACACGACCTTTCTCACAgctgtgtgtaaaataaatgtaatttgcggTAATAAATAGCCTAGTtatgttccagaagtagcactgctgtatatttaggatgttttcctcagccagacagcatgtttattacgaaatagtaaggattCACACTTGGATTCATTGCaccataatagcgattgtttgacctggcaattgattacgacataatagcaattcacacgctgattatttgcgtcataataacgattgtccccttgattatttagccagcAGGAGattgaaaacaggttggatatttgcctttttacaAATGCGATCAAGTAAAGGATTGATacgtttgcaataaatacCTTGACCTGGGCTATGCAGCAGACGATGTTGGTAATGTTTCGTGAATTTGGTGTTAACAATAGGAATGtgttgaagttgtaaaagctcaggttcgccgagcgccgagaTTCAACCAAAAGCTGGGCACaagcttatgacgtcattagggAGAAAGGCGTcgctaattaaaat is from Ciona intestinalis unplaced genomic scaffold, KH HT000052.1, whole genome shotgun sequence and encodes:
- the LOC100178618 gene encoding uncharacterized protein LOC100178618 isoform X2, producing the protein MSPKQTARQRPPAVGKYANIIDRYLHHEDKQQRWKLFTKNSQPRTRMKSNIETNPNYNKDMTQQKKECSADVTSRPETSGTHRRHLHTRGRKITRSRLLLTSQYYKTELLPCVSLQRVVYKAPQNCNPIVTSRCQHNTSQLINQTSQFSSENTLETLEYIRQADHVTSVERKKQSISSKFSRMKKELKKLKNEIVALRRLDELEIKRAEKINKDLKTLKQSELRLNLRSMEIEKKQQLLIQPI
- the LOC100178618 gene encoding uncharacterized protein LOC100178618 isoform X1, with the translated sequence MSPKQTARQRPPAVGKYANIIDRYLHHEDKQQRWKLFTKNSQPRTRMKSNIETNPNYNKDMTQQKKECSADVTSRPETSGTHRRHLHTRGRKITRSRLLLTSQYYKTELLPCVSLQRVVYKAPQNCNPIVTSRCQHNTSQLINQTSQFSSENTLETLEYIRQADHVTSVERKKQSISSKFSRMKKELKKLKNEIVALRRLDELEIKRAEKINKDLKTLKQSELRLNLRSMEIEKKQQLLIQPI